A genomic segment from Stappia indica encodes:
- a CDS encoding DUF4169 family protein, giving the protein MSGDIVNLRQARKTRARREKDEKAAQNRSLFGRSKAEKSRDRIEAEKALVHIEGHRRTPSDSAPGGTGEDD; this is encoded by the coding sequence ATGAGCGGGGATATCGTCAATCTGAGGCAGGCGCGCAAGACGCGCGCTCGGCGCGAAAAAGACGAGAAGGCAGCGCAGAATCGCAGCCTTTTCGGGCGCAGCAAGGCCGAGAAATCCCGCGACCGCATCGAGGCCGAAAAGGCACTTGTCCACATCGAGGGACACCGGCGGACGCCCTCGGACAGTGCCCCTGGCGGCACCGGCGAGGACGACTAA
- a CDS encoding SspB family protein, translating into MAEDLIRYDIVIQDALRGAVRKILSEVGRVGLPGEHHFYIAFDTNAPGVRISSRLHERYPKEMTIVLQHQFWDLTIGEHAFEVGLSFGGIPEKLFVPFSSIKGFFDPSVQFALEFEPGKTAEELPEELVEAAREQERAEAALSAVEEKTSDAKSDKISQVQHKNLQNSDQAEKPESKEDKSGEPGGADVVSLDAFRKKT; encoded by the coding sequence ATGGCCGAAGACCTGATCCGCTACGATATCGTCATTCAGGACGCCCTGCGCGGTGCCGTCCGCAAGATCCTCTCCGAGGTCGGCCGCGTCGGCCTGCCCGGCGAGCATCATTTCTATATCGCCTTCGACACCAATGCGCCGGGCGTGCGCATTTCCTCGCGGCTGCACGAGCGGTATCCGAAGGAAATGACCATCGTCCTGCAGCACCAGTTCTGGGACCTGACCATCGGCGAACACGCCTTCGAGGTCGGCCTGTCCTTCGGCGGTATCCCCGAAAAGCTGTTCGTCCCATTCTCGTCCATCAAGGGGTTCTTCGATCCTTCGGTGCAGTTCGCGCTGGAGTTCGAGCCGGGCAAGACCGCCGAGGAACTCCCCGAGGAACTGGTCGAGGCAGCCCGCGAGCAGGAGCGCGCGGAGGCCGCCCTGTCGGCCGTCGAGGAAAAGACGAGCGACGCAAAATCGGACAAGATTTCGCAAGTTCAGCACAAAAATTTGCAAAATTCTGATCAAGCCGAAAAGCCGGAGTCCAAGGAGGACAAGTCCGGCGAGCCGGGCGGCGCCGACGTCGTCTCGCTCGACGCTTTCCGCAAGAAAACCTGA
- a CDS encoding ribbon-helix-helix domain-containing protein, translating to MLAKRSLTLHGHRTSLALEPEFWEVLEEMAESEDVSLPALVARIDDAREMEADGGDLPSSLSSALRVAALAHCRAKAGAA from the coding sequence ATGTTGGCCAAACGCTCCCTCACCCTGCACGGCCACCGCACCAGCCTGGCGCTGGAACCGGAGTTCTGGGAGGTGCTGGAGGAAATGGCCGAGAGCGAAGACGTCAGCCTTCCTGCGCTCGTTGCCCGCATCGACGATGCCCGCGAGATGGAGGCCGATGGCGGCGACCTGCCCTCCTCGCTCTCTTCGGCCTTGCGCGTTGCCGCCCTCGCCCATTGCCGGGCCAAGGCCGGCGCGGCCTGA